In one window of Fulvia fulva chromosome 5, complete sequence DNA:
- a CDS encoding Putative GTPase-activating protein yields the protein MFLQNLVQKAQSLIDPAVLPGPLGNSSSGRPSKAQLFRHQFRLPDSQNPLYEITAELTLPTKKRDKSAPSKNWDKSNWDRERGTHYVGQLHLSEQFLCFSTVQTSFVNTASTSASSTFTGRTHGTGPAGNGFTLPLCAVRRVERLHTQSYMFALSIATWNGFEPGNGDDKPGAPAPPKLTVQLEGSRQQCERFCDGLKRGLRQGIKEVDNMRTVAQECCSEYFLYDEFEATPAENKPDGTPRAAPDTGLGTIFKYPGNARRLRDRSKMRLWHEYLKENGRNTTLVRQPDFHRLIRVGLPNLLRGEIWELTSGSFYLRLQKPKLYQETLAKHEGQGSLAIDEIEKDLNRSLPEYAGFQSEEGIGRLRRVLTAYSWTNAEVGYCQAMNIVVAALLIYLSETQAFYLLSILCDRLLPGYYSTTMYGTLLDQRVFESLVEKTMPIIWDHLVKNDVQLSVVSLPWFLSLYINSMPLIFAFRVLDVFFLEGPKVLFQVGLAILRVNGEELLDATDDGTFISVLKNYFARLGESAHPKSENPKHRAITNFQALMVVAFKEFEGITQHTISEQRSKHKAAVLDNIESFAKRTSIRNLGPESKKLSTNDLGFLYDRFYTVLYERQQRAQYIQAETDRKARQAKLKATELATGVPGNAPEMGRIGLAGSATAMDYDAFREFLAGIAKWAITDSPSSPSKENASGPGGYFANTLRGMKNMNLSPWGAGPEPAEHEFLLRLFKKCDRDDNGFLTLQNVVYGLAPVKGNRDIMSSISYFFELYDDDDDGKVDREGILRISEALLFLSRRGVESGAAEVLQDGIPLSKDEQFLSAVSAFIRRCFEYADPDHSSRQGEKEITDGLDKVDISGEKEDDLLDLDGDKELKPTDDNPLGTDGAASSSAQDDSILSRPSTNTFGQSSKHVEANAALDPSSPVHITLPTFRMLILADETLESFFDSGFANSFHLADAPLPSSTLTSPSFLGLHSAPPGSGAPIPQLSEGSAMVGGSAAGVVAPGKGLRGMLDNIVTDGMRVAQEVKRRMDEAQKELDRGASTRGTGDDDEDDDGEDHGRDDLLDAAEADAGVTEKQSTDSTLKTDSGKGKEMDLLGEGITAEPKASASSAASVKSTDADVEKSTMFER from the exons ATGTTCCTCCAGAACCTCGTGCAGAAGGCGCAGTCACTCATCGATCCTGCTGTACTCCCCGGTCCCTTGGGTAATTCGAGTTCTGGCAGACCATCAAAAGCACAACTCTTCCGCCACCAGTTTCGCCTGCCAGACTCGCAGAACCCGCTCTACGAGATCACAGCCGAGCTTACACTACCTACCAAGAAGCGGGACAAGTCGGCTCCGTCAAAGAACTGGGACAAGAGCAATTGGGACAGAGAGCGAGGGACACACTATGTCGGTCAACTACACTTAAGCGAGCAGTTCCTCTGCTTCTCCACCGTTCAGACATCCTTCGTTAACACCGCCAGCACCAGTGCAAGCAGCACTTTCACGGGCAGGACGCATGGCACCGGCCCAGCTGGTAATGGCTTCACACTGCCACTATGCGCTGTGCGGCGCGTGGAGAGGCTGCACACCCAGAGCTACATGTTTGCTCTGTCGATAGCGACATGGAACGGCTTCGAACCAGGCAACGGCGACGACAAGCCAGGTGCTCCGGCTCCGCCGAAACTCACGGTTCAGCTTGAAGGCAGCAGACAACAATGCGAGCGCTTCTGCGATGGTCTTAAGAGAGGTCTCAGACAGGGCATCAAGGAAGTGGACAATATGAGGACTGTCGCGCAAGAGTGCTGTTCTGAATACTTCCTTTACGACGAGTTTGAGGCAACCCCAGCGGAGAACAAGCCTGATGGGACCCCACGGGCAGCACCAGATACCGGTCTTGGGACCATCTTCAAGTACCCCGGCAATGCAAGAAGACTGCGAGACCGGAGCAAGATGAGGCTATGGCACGAATACTTGAAAGAGAACGGGCGCAACACAACGCTAGTGCGACAGCCGGACTTCCATCGGCTGATACGAGTTGGTCTGCCCAATCTGCTGCGAGGGGAGATTTGGGAGTTGACCTCTGGGTCGTTCTACCTACGTCTGCAGAAGCCAAAGCTGTACCAGGAGACCCTCGCAAAGCACGAAGGCCAAGGCTCGCTCGCCATTGACGAGATCGAGAAGGATCTCAATCGAAGTCTGCCGGAATATGCTGGCTTCCAGAGTGAAGAGGGCATTGGCCGCCTTCGACGAGTATTGACCGCCTACAGTTGGACTAACGCCGAGGTCGGATATTGCCAGGCCATGAACATCGTCGTGGCAGCATTGCTGAT CTATCTCTCCGAGACACAAGCTTTCTATCTTCTTTCGATACTTTGTGACCGCTTGCTCCCGGGCTACTACTCTACCACCATGTACGGCACCTTACTCGACCAACGAGTATTCGAAAGCCTGGTCGAAAAGACCATGCCAATAATATGGGACCATCTCGTCAAGAATGACGTACAGCTTAGTGTTGTCAGTCTTCCGTGGTTCTTGAGCCTGTACATCAACAGCATGCCACTTATATTTGCGTTCCGGGTACTGGATGTATTCTTCTTGGAAGGCCCAAAGGTCCTCTTTCAGGTCGGTCTAGCCATATTGCGGGTCAATGGCGAGGAGCTTCTCGATGCCACGGATGATGGAACCTTTATTTCTGTTCTGAAGAACTATTTTGCTCGTCTTGGTGAATCGGCTCATCCTAAGAGTGAGAACCCGAAGCACCGAGCGATCACTAACTTCCAGGCGCTCATGGTAGTTGCCTTCAAGGAATTCGAGGGTATCACCCAGCATACCATCTCTGAACAGCGCTCCAAGCATAAAGCAGCTGTATTGGACAACATTGAGTCCTTCGCCAAGCGGACATCAATTCGAAACCTTGGACCTGAAAGCAAGAAGCTTTCGACTAATGACCTCGGATTCCTGTACGATCGATTCTACACCGTCTTGTACGAGCGACAGCAACGAGCACAGTACATCCAAGCAGAAACGGACAGGAAGGCCAGGCAAGCAAAGCTGAAAGCCACCGAGCTTGCCACTGGAGTACCTGGCAACGCACCCGAGATGGGCAGAATTGGCCTTGCCGGCAGTGCCACAGCTATGGATTACGATGCATTCCGTGAGTTTCTGGCTGGCATTGCGAAGTGGGCTATAACGGATTCGCCCTCATCGCCGAGCAAAGAGAATGCAAGCGGCCCTGGCGGATACTTTGCAAACACCTTACGTGGAATGAAGAACATGAATCTCTCACCGTGGGGAGCAGGACCGGAGCCAGCTGAGCATGAGTTCCTACTTCGGCTGTTCAAGAAGTGTGATCGAGATGACAATGGCTTTTTGACCTTACAGAACGTTGTCTACGGGCTGGCACCCGTCAAAGGGAATCGCGACATCATGTCTTCCATATCGTACTTCTTCGAGCTGTACGACGACGATGACGATGGCAAAGTGGATCGCGAGGGTATACTACGCATCTCGGAAGCACTACTATTCTTGTCAAGACGAGGTGTTGAGAGCGGCGCCGCCGAGGTTCTCCAAGACGGTATACCTTTATCAAAAGACGAGCAGTTCCTGTCGGCAGTCTCTGCCTTCATCAGGAGGTGCTTCGAATATGCTGATCCAGATCACTCGTCGAGACAAGGCGAGAAGGAAATCACAGACGGACTTGATAAGGTCGACATCAGTGGGGAGAAGGAAGACGATCTTCTGGATCTTGATGGCGACAAAGAGCTCAAGCCGACGGACGATAACCCACTAGGAACAGACGGTGCCGCTTCCTCGTCAGCCCAAGACGACAGCATACTTTCACGCCCAAGCACGAACACCTTTGGACAAAGCTCAAAACACGTGGAGGCGAATGCCGCACTGGATCCTTCAAGCCCAGTGCACATCACCTTACCGACCTTCCGCATGCTCATTCTGGCCGACGAGACCCTCGAATCCTTCTTTGATTCAGGCTTCGCGAATTCCTTCCATCTTGCTGATGCACCTCTTCCATCATCAACGCTGACCTCGCCATCATTCCTCGGCCTACATAGCGCACCGCCAGGTTCAGGCGCACCCATACCACAACTCAGCGAGGGCAGCGCTATGGTCGGAGGATCTGCAGCAGGCGTCGTTGCGCCGGGCAAGGGTCTGCGAGGTATGCTGGACAACATCGTTACCGACGGTATGCGTGTCGCGCAAGAAGTCAAGAGGCGTATGGACGAAGCACAGAAGGAGCTTGATCGAGGCGCATCTACCAGAGGCACCGGGGATGACGACGAAGACGATGACGGCGAGGACCATGGCAGGGATGATCTCCTCGATGCCGCCGAAGCTGATGCTGGTGTGACGGAGAAGCAGAGTACGGACTCTACGCTCAAGACAGACAgtggcaagggcaaggaaaTGGATCTGCTGGGTGAAGGTATCACGGCGGAGCCAAAAGCGTCTGCTTCGAGCGCGGCGAGCGTGAAGAGTACGGATGCGGATGTGGAGAAGAGTACCATGTTTGAACGATAG
- a CDS encoding putative methylcrotonoyl-CoA carboxylase beta chain, mitochondrial gives MACIIAIAPRVFTRSLQHVPRRRIVPQLQCLHQRRRVATYTSPHQASQISIIQTAVDQNSHGYQENAAAMKVYMDNLTALHEAAAKGGPEKSRSKHVERGKLLVRDRITALIDPGTSFLELSALAGHDLYPGEDVPAGGIVTGVGTVEGVQCMILGNDSTVKGGSYYPITIKKHIRAQEIAQQNRLPCIYLVDSGGANLPKQADVFPDRDHFGRFFYNQANMSAQGIPQISVVMGSCTAGGAYVPSMSDESIIVQEQGTIFLAGPPLVKAATGEEVSAEELGGGKLHTETSGVTDYLAVDDAHALIIARRCISNLNYPTTPNPSRKQDWKEPVHDPSELPGIVGTNLKQSIPMHEVIARIVDGSEFSEFKPSYGKTLLTGFATIYGHPVGIIANQGILFSESSLKGAHFIQLCCQRNIPLIFLQNISGFMVGADAEAGGIAKNGAKLVTAVACASVPKFTVLVGSSAGAGNYGMCGRAYSPRFLWSWPSAKTSVMGAEQLSSVMEAVGKKVDPELKARIARESEVYFGTARLWDDGVIPPEHTRRVLGMGLQAALEGSVEKKETKFGVFRM, from the exons ATGGCCTGCATCATCGCCATCGCTCCTCGCGTCTTCACGCGCAGCCTACAACATGTTCCACGCCGGCGAATCGTCCCGCAGCTCCAATGCCTCCACCAGCGACGACGGGTAGCCACATACACCAGCCCACACCAAGCGTCACAGATCTCGATCATACAGACTGCAGTAGATCAGAACAGTCATGGCTACCAAGAGAATGCCGCGGCGATGAAGGTGTACATGGACAACCTGACGGCATTGCACGAAGCGGCAGCCAAGGGAGGGCCCGAGAAGTCCCGGTCGAAACATGTAGAGAGGGGCAAGCTGCTTGTAAGAGATCGCATCACAGCTCTGATCGATCCAGGCACGAGCTTTCTCGAGCTAAGTGCATTGGCCGGGCATGATCTATATCCTGGTGAAGACGTGCCGGCTGGAGGCATCGTGACGGGTGTCGGGACAGTCGAAGGTGTGCAGTGTATGATATTGGGAAACGATAGCAC TGTCAAAGGTGGCTCCTACTACCCGATCACCATTAAGAAGCACATTCGCGCCCAGGAAATCGCCCAACAGAACCGCCTACCATGCATATACCTTGTCGACTCTGGAGGCGCCAATCTTCCAAAGCAGGCCGATGTCTTCCCAGATCGGGATCACTTTGGTCGCTTCTTCTACAACCAGGCCAACATGTCCGCCCAGGGCATCCCACAAATTTCAGTCGTCATGGGTTCCTGCACAGCGGGCGGTGCTTACGTCCCTAGCATGTCCGATGAATCAATCATCGTCCAAGAGCAAGGCACCATCTTCCTTGCGGGTCCACCTCTAGTCAAAGCCGCAACAGGCGAAGAAGTCAGCGCAGAAGAGCTTGGAGGTGGCAAACTGCACACCGAAACGTCAGGCGTCACGGACTACCTTGCTGTAGACGACGCCCACGCCCTCATCATCGCTCGCCGCTGCATCTCCAACCTCAACTACCCCACGACTCCCAACCCAAGCCGCAAACAAGACTGGAAAGAGCCCGTCCACGACCCATCAGAACTTCCTGGCATAGTCGGCACAAACTTAAAGCAAAGCATACCCATGCACGAAGTCATCGCCCGCATCGTGGATGGCTCCGAGTTCAGCGAGTTCAAACCCTCATACGGCAAGACCCTCCTCACCGGCTTCGCGACAATCTACGGCCACCCCGTCGGCATCATCGCGAATCAGGGAATTCTCTTCTCGGAGTCTTCGCTGAAGGGAGCGCATTTCATCCAACTCTGCTGCCAACGCAACATTCCCCTCATCTTCCTCCAAAACATTTCTGGTTTCATGGTCGGTGCAGATGCAGAAGCTGGCGGTATCGCGAAGAATGGTGCGAAGCTCGTCACAGCCGTGGCTTGTGCTTCTGTGCCGAAGTTCACCGTCCTCGTCGGATCATCGGCAGGTGCCGGTAACTATGGAATGTGTGGCAGAGCGTACTCTCCGAGGTTCTTGTGGAGTTGGCCCAGTGCGAAGACGTCAGTCATGGGCGCTGAACAACTCTCGAGTGTTATGGAGGCGGTGGGGAAGAAGGTGGATCCCGAGCTGAAAGCCAGAATTGCAAGAGAGTCGGAAGTGTACTTTGGAACTGCGAGACTCTGGGATGACGGAGTCATTCCACCTGAACATACCAGGCGAGTGCTAGGCATGGGTCTACAGGCCGCGTTGGAAGGGAGTGTCGAGAAGAAGGAGACGAAGTTTGGGGTGTTTAGGATGTAG